In Metarhizium brunneum chromosome 3, complete sequence, a genomic segment contains:
- the sdnS gene encoding Transcription factor sdnS — protein sequence MSDRQAKQAAKRMRLGTKSCAECRRRKVRCVFSPGNSVCQNCVLHSTACTAQQPRAQVDEAECDRATLRQRVNQLEGLVKSLAGSVHATAAVSEPLAQAKSTVAARGNAPAQDLPTTSNPSDAPLINLFRDALLISDADGRVQDDDGSNAALGARRPSLLTSLQPNIPDEATIRSVLAMTRKYWCTWPACYYGSEPHQTFQVNRDAEGEEYLVRVLSHPPLDTAFCKSLLWFVLCLQQLPADSFRLLFPQRCSKQDMLASYLAYCRIMLASVPQDNLDAVQCHILGFKLYINMGMPQKAWACTRSAISTATLLGLNRLDAAAKESHRIIWLLSWETERQLSLILGYPSAVQTTTKTPFGSLPMGLEAPVAYRILYALALVYGDVINRDQDGANPSYATTVNIDENVRALRSLFPVEWWSPCDASDSISDAYQRESAKFLYFLLVKLVHLPYMLKSVYDARYEHSRQSVLEAAREQIRCYVRLRNFPGAEILICELMDFQAFHAGMVLIIGALYMPDNPGGTLHVFSEDGILIESLIASLRQMATLLECRVAEQGARVLELLVDTQRPPEDVELLVPYFGKLRIRKPMPDNPQSIEAPSTCSGMSTDAGHMYDLAAPSARPVVELSTNVFMTGVPAQFKQGSELRQDWFGVSDVDACYDWQHSWMRMDLAP from the coding sequence ATGTCAGACCGGCAAGCGAAGCAAGCCGCAAAGCGCATGAGGTTGGGCACCAAGTCGTGTGCCGAATGTCGTCGACGCAAAGTGAGGTGCGTCTTCTCTCCAGGAAACAGCGTTTGCCAAAATTGTGTCCTGCACAGCACTGCATGCACTGCTCAGCAGCCGCGGGCTCAGGTGGACGAAGCAGAGTGTGACAGGGCGACTTTGCGCCAGAGGGTCAATCAACTCGAGGGCCTCGTCAAGAGCCTTGCCGGATCAGTTCACGCCACAGCTGCAGTGAGCGAGCCTTTGGCGCAGGCGAAATCAACGGTTGCGGCGCGAGGAAATGCCCCAGCGCAAGAtttgccgacgacgagcaacCCGTCAGATGCCCCATTGATCAACCTCTTTCGGGATGCGCTGTTGATCAGCGATGCCGATGGGCGCGTacaagacgatgatggcTCCAATGCTGCCCTTGGAGCCCGCCGCCCAAGTCTCTTGACAAGCCTCCAACCGAATATACCGGATGAGGCAACCATTCGGTCTGTGCTGGCCATGACTCGAAAATACTGGTGCACATGGCCGGCCTGCTACTACGGCTCGGAGCCTCACCAGACCTTTCAGGTGAACCGTGACGCTGAGGGGGAAGAATATCTTGTGAGGGTACTGTCCCATCCACCTCTGGACACTGCATTTTGCAAATCCTTGTTGTGGTTTGTACTCTGCCTCCAGCAACTACCCGCGGATTCGTTTCGCCTCCTGTTTCCCCAACGATGCTCGAAACAAGACATGCTGGCGTCCTATCTGGCCTACTGTCGGATCATGCTCGCGAGCGTGCCCCAGGACAATCTGGATGCCGTGCAATGCCACATTCTAGGGTTCAAACTGTACATCAACATGGGCATGCCGCAGAAGGCGTGGGCCTGCACCAGAAGCGCCATTAGCACGGCGACATTGCTGGGGCTCAACAGGCTCGAtgctgccgccaaggaaTCCCACCGAATCATTTGGTTGCTATCGTGGGAGACGGAGCGACAGCTGTCACTGATCCTGGGATACCCGTCTGCCGTTCAGACAACCACCAAGACTCCGTTCGGATCCCTACCCATGGGCCTCGAAGCGCCCGTGGCATATCGCATCCTCTACGCCCTGGCACTAGTATACGGTGATGTAATCAATAGAGAccaagacggcgccaacCCGTCCTACGCAACCACTGTCAACATTGACGAAAATGTGCGCGCGTTGCGGTCGCTTTTCCCCGTCGAGTGGTGGAGCCCCTGCGACGCCAGCGATTCCATCTCGGATGCATACCAGCGCGAGAGCGCAAAATTTCTATACTTTTTGCTGGTGAAGCTCGTCCACTTGCCCTACATGCTCAAGTCGGTCTACGACGCGAGGTACGAACACAGCCGACAGTCCGTTTTGGAGGCCGCCCGAGAGCAAATCCGCTGTTACGTGCGCCTGCGCAACTTCCCGGGCGCAGAGATATTGATATGCGAGCTCATGGACTTCCAGGCGTTCCACGCGGGCATGGTGTTGATTATTGGCGCATTGTACATGCCCGACAACCCGGGCGGCACGTTGCACGTCTTTAGCGAGGATGGGATTTTGATCGAGTCCCTGATTGCGAGCCTGCGACAGATGGCGACGCTGCTCGAATGCAGAGTCGCGGAACAGGGCGCGAGGGTCCTGGAGCTGCTTGTCGACACGCAACGGCCCCCCGAGGATGTCGAGCTGTTGGTGCCGTATTTTGGCAAGCTGCGCATCAGGAAGCCAATGCCGGATAACCCGCAAAGCATCGAGGCGCCTTCTACGTGTTCCGGGATGTCTACCGATGCCGGGCACATGTACGACTTGGCAGCGCCGTCCGCTCGGCCCGTGGTCGAGTTGAGCACCAATGTGTTTATGACGGGCGTCCCGGCGCAGTTTAAACAGGGAAGTGAGCTGCGCCAGGACTGGTTCGGGGTGAGTGATGTAGATGCTTGCTATGACTGGCAGCATTCATGGATGAGAATGGATCTTGCGCCATGA
- the CFD1 gene encoding Cytosolic Fe-S cluster assembly factor CFD1: MGLDKVKHIVLVLSGKGGVGKSSVTTQLALSLSQAGHSVGILDVDLTGPSIPRMLSIEESKVTQVPGGWAPVPVHGEDAGAGVGSLHAMSLGFLLPQRGDAVVWRGPKKTAMIRQFIRDVLWDNTDYLLIDTPPGTSDEHISLAETLQSEAVPEQVAGAVVVTTPQAVSTSDVRKELNFCFKTGIRVLGVVENMSGFVCPHCSECTDIFGSGGGRSMADEFKVPFLGTVPMDAQFIALLEEGRRPQYPVGTRINGHDISSTAPDEGDTSDTNSSGNLVEKYKHCSLSHVFNDITASLTAKILNQA; encoded by the exons ATGGGCCTGGACAAGGTTAAGCACATCGTGCTG GTTCTGTCCGGCAAGGGTGGGGTGGGCAAGTCATCCGTGACCACGCAGTTGGCTCTCTCGCTATCTCAGGCTGGCCATTCTGTAGGCATCCTCGATGTTGATCTGACTGGGCCTTCTATCCCCCGAATGTTGTCCATTGAAGAGTCCAAAGTTACTCAGGTCCCGGGCGGCTGGGCCCCGGTTCCCGTTCACGGAGAGGACGCaggcgccggcgtcggcagCCTGCACGCCATGAGCTTGGGGTTCCTGCTCCCGCAGCGAGGTGATGCCGTTGTCTGGAGAGGCcccaagaagacggccatgaTTCGGCAGTTCATCCGCGATGTTCTCTGGGACAATACCGACTATTTGCTCATTGACACGCCGCCAGGCACCAGCGATGAGCACATTTCTCTGGCGGAAACACTGCAGAGCGAGGCTGTTCCCGAGCAGGTTGCGGGTGCGGTTGTGGTCACCACGCCACAAGCAGTCTCTACGTCCGATGTCCGCAAAGAGCTCAACTTTTGTTTCAAAACGGGCATTCGAGTGCTGGGTGTGGTTGAGAATATGAGCGGCTTCGTCTGCCCTCACTGCTCGGAATGCACCGACATTTTTGGCTCTGGGGGTGGCCGTAGCATGGCAGACGAGTTCAAGGTTCCGTTCTTGGGCACGGTACCGATGGATGCGCAGTTTATTGCCTTGCTTGAGGAAGGTCGACGACCACAATATCCAGTCGGCACACGTATCAACGGACACGACATATCCTCCACTGCACCAGATGAAGGCGACACCAGTGACACCAACAGCAGCGGAAACCTTGTCGAAAAATACAAGCACTGCTCGCTCTCGCACGTGTTTAACGACATTACGGCATCGCTGACGGCGAAAATCTTAAACCAGGCTTGA